Proteins encoded within one genomic window of Oryza brachyantha chromosome 7, ObraRS2, whole genome shotgun sequence:
- the LOC102712279 gene encoding zinc finger CCCH domain-containing protein 62-like, producing MPVTTRRAAAAAVAAPVEEEEGRAAAIDISSDSDAGSESGSEEEDEGSSTDEDYIDISDSDRGGGGSTGSDEESEAEAEQSMVDRGEAACRRIADLLRAGKNLDGIKLVECKAYLKKNGLSQTGDMATCVERIILHWRCKYEDPEKIYPRSSFCINCKGDVCRGDAVLFKQKVYEKSGKRHSKCIGKRVVAGRVIKESYGKEKQQHTFTVQVFWSKGVGKLPPLCLLLVKGRNLYRMMTFRQLWGNEVDRLKTLDEKHSRGDAARRVRALRRPDAAGNGKKSTQNGKHQSQPGRRDSGTNINKGNKRIMQSSNPDLPTKRSRNEENLVSSTKQCTGGRKAKTDRACLVKNDCTTRVRMRERKADSQQDLTGGSGSHAQFGERYAGSGSNTQPAICREHMVGMQQPHYEIMRPQGAPPFREVGNAWQPHIDGRSAACPHPRMGFQHRNAALPGWHPPAYSMGTLPNQPGASFASSGVPQTVHRPLNQFGSSFASFNVPQPLYRPCPEGHAMPHFRYSGGSNGFPR from the exons ATGCCGGTGACGACgaggcgcgccgcggcggcagctgtggcggcgccggtagaggaggaggaggggcgcgccgcggcgatcgACATCTCCTCCGATTCTGACGCCGGATCTGAGTCGGGGtcagaggaggaagacgagggcTCCAGCACCGACGAGGACTACATCGACATCAGCGACTCCgacagaggcggcggcggcagcactGGGAGCGATGAGGAatcggaggcggaggcggaacaATCGATGGTGGATCGGGGCGAGGCTGCCTGCAGAAGAATCGCCGATCTCCTCCGCG cGGGAAAAAATCTGGATGGGATTAAGCTGGTTGAGTGCAAAGCATATCTAAAGAAGAACGGCCTTAGCCAAACTGGGGACATGGCTACCTGCGTAGAAAGAATAATTCTGCATTGGAG GTGCAAGTATGAGGATCCAGAGAAAATTTATCCACGTTCATCCTTTTGTATTAACTGTAAAG GTGATGTCTGTAGAGGTGATGCAGTTTTATTCAAGCAGAAGGTTTACGAGAAAAG TGGAAAACGGCATTCAAAATGTATAGGAAAGCGAGTTGTAGCTGGGAGAGTTATTAAGGAAAGTtacggaaaagaaaaacagcagCACACTTTTACT GTCCAAGTTTTCTGGAGCAAAGGAGTTGGCAAATTGCCACCTTTATGTCTGCTGCTTGTCAAAGGGCGCAATCTCTACAGAATGATGACTTTCCGTCAG CTTTGGGGAAATGAAGTAGATAGATTGAAGACTCTAGATGAGAAGCACAGCAGGGGAGATGCTGCAAGGCGTGTTCGTGCATTGCGTAGACCTGATGCTGCAGGAAACG GCAAGAAATCGACGCAAAATGGAAAACATCAATCTCAACCAGGACGGCGTGATAGTGGAACGAATATCAATAAAGGCAATAAACGTATTATGCAGTCCTCCAATCCTGATCTGCCAACCAAAAGATCAAGGAATGAAGAGAACCTAGTGTCTTCCACAAAACAGTGCACTGGTGGTCGGAAGGCGAAGACAGATCGTGCCTGTCTGGTCAAAAACGACTGCACTACCAGAGTTAGGATGAGAGAAAGGAAAGCTGATTCCCAGCAAGATCTCACTGGTGGCAGTGGCAGCCATGCTCAATTTGGAGAAAGGTATGCAGGTTCAGGTTCTAATACTCAGCCAGCCATATGTCGTGAGCATATGGTTGGAATGCAGCAGCCTCACTATGAGATCATGAGGCCCCAGGGGGCACCTCCATTCCGTGAGGTTGGCAACGCCTGGCAACCTCACATAGACGGCAGATCAGCAGCATGTCCACATCCCAGAATGGGTTTCCAGCACCGAAATGCAGCATTGCCCGGTTGGCATCCACCTGCTTATTCTATGGGAACCTTGCCGAATCAACCTGGAGCATCATTTGCATCATCCGGTGTGCCACAAACTGTACACCGTCCTCTGAATCAGTTTGGATCATCATTTGCATCGTTCAATGTGCCGCAACCATTATACCGTCCTTGTCCAGAAGGACATGCGATGCCGCACTTCAGATATTCTGGTGGTAGCAATGGCTTTCCTCGGTAG
- the LOC102715405 gene encoding CDPK-related kinase 5-like, translating to MGGCHAKPLTHDEGDGSPPHAPPATPPPPGSAVGTPAVKKPWASPFFGFSTPSPSPAHHLFSSSKASPRRSPAPGSAPTTPARRLLRLPFPPPSPAKHIRQALARRHGPPRPSIPEEGGDGDGECGRGLDKGFGFNKGFAAKYDMGDEVGRGHFGYTCSAKIKKGARKGEAVAVKVIPKAKMTTSIAIEDVRREVKILKALAGHKNLVQFYDAYEDNDNVYIVMELCEGGELLDRILSRGGKYSEDDAKAVLVQILNVVSFCHIQGVVHRDLKPENFLFTSKDEDSQLKAIDFGLSDFVKPDERLNDIVGSAYYVAPEVLHRCYSTEADVWSIGVIAYILLCGSRPFWARTESGIFRSVLKADPSYNEAPWPSLTPEAMDFVKRLLCKDPRRRMTAAQALSHPWIRNYNDIKLPLDILIFRLIKAYIRSSSLRKAALRALSKTLTVDELFYLKGQFSLLEPDRNGCITLDNIRMALTREATDAMKESRVQEILASLSALQYRRMDFQEFCAAALSVHQLEALDRWEQHARSAYDFFEKDGNRAIVIDELASELGLSPSVPLHVVLQDWIRHTDGKLSFLGFVKLLHGMSSRSLSKMR from the exons ATGGGGGGCTGCCACGCCAAGCCGCTCACGCACGACGAGGGCGAtggctcgccgccgcacgcgccgccggccacgccgccgcctcccggcTCGGCCGTTGGCACCCCGGCCGTGAAGAAGCCCTGGGCGTCGCCCTTCTTCGGGTTCTCGACGCCCAGCCCCAGCCCGGCGCACCACCTCTTCTCCTCGTCCAAGGCCTCCCCGAGGCGGTCCCCGGCCCCGGGCTCCGCGCCCACCACCCCGGCGAGGCGGCTCCTGCGGCTGCCGTTCCCGCCTCCGTCGCCCGCCAAGCACATCCGCCAGGCGCTCGCCCGCCGGCACGGCCCCCCGCGGCCGTCGATTCCCGAGGAGGGCGGCGATGGGGACGGCGAGTGCGGGCGGGGGCTCGACAAGGGCTTCGGCTTCAACAAGGGGTTCGCGGCGAAGTACGACATGGGCGACGAGGTCGGGAGGGGCCACTTCGGCTACACCTGCTCCGCGAAGATCAAGAAGGGGGCGCGCAAGGGGGAGGCGGTCGCCGTCAAGGTCATCCCCAAGGCAAAG ATGACGACATCCATTGCTATAGAGGATGTCCGAAGGGAGGTGAAAATATTGAAAGCTTTGGCGGGACACAAGAACTTGGTTCAATTTTATGACGCCTATGAGGACAATGATAATGTGTATATAGTAATGGA GTTGTGTGAGGGAGGTGAGCTTCTGGATAGAATACTTTCCAG AGGTGGGAAGTACTCCGAGGATGATGCAAAAGCTGTCCTGGTGCAAATATTAAATGTTGTTTCATTTTGCCACATTCAAGGAGTGGTTCATCGGGATCTCAAGCCCGAG aattttctaTTTACTTCAAAAGATGAGGATTCTCAACTTAAGGCTATTGATTTTGGGTTATCAGATTTTGTAAAACCAG ACGAGAGGCTAAATGATATTGTTGGTAGTGCTTATTATGTTGCTCCGGAAGTTCTGCATAGATGCTATAGCACAGAAGCTGATGTCTGGAGTATAGGTGTAATTGCATATATCCTCCTTTGTGGCAGTCGTCCATTTTGGGCACGCACTGAATCTGGCATATTCCGTTCTGTTCTCAAAGCTGATCCCAGTTATAATGAGGCACCTTGGCCTTCCCTTACTCCAGAAGCAATGGATTTTGTTAAGCGCTTGCTTTGCAAGGATCCACGTAGAAGGATGACAGCAGCACAGGCTTTAA GTCATCCGTGGATCAGAAATTACAATGACATTAAGCTGCCACTGGACATCCTTATATTCCGACTTATCAAAGCTTATATCCGTTCCTCATCATTGCGAAAAGCTGCTCTGAGG GCTCTATCCAAGACTTTGACTGTTGATGAGCTTTTCTATCTGAAGGGACAATTTTCTCTGTTGGAACCAGACAGAAATGGATGCATCACTCTAGATAATATCAGAATG GCCTTAACAAGAGAAGCCACTGATGCTATGAAGGAATCACGAGTTCAGGAGATTCTTGCATcg TTGAGTGCTCTTCAGTACAGAAGAATGGACTTTCAAGAGTTCTGTGCAGCAGCACTTAGTGTGCACCAGCTTGAAGCATTGGATAGATGGGAGCAACATGCCCGATCTGCTTATGATTTTTTCGAGAAGGATGGCAATCGAGCTATTGTAATTGATGAGCTAGCTTCT GAACTGGGTCTCAGTCCTTCAGTACCGTTGCATGTTGTTCTGCAAGATTGGATCAGGCACACCGATGGGAAATTGAGTTTCCTTGGATTTGTCAAGCTATTGCATGGCATGTCCAGCAGGTCCCTGTCAAAGATGAGATAG